In the Sus scrofa isolate TJ Tabasco breed Duroc chromosome 7, Sscrofa11.1, whole genome shotgun sequence genome, one interval contains:
- the ZBTB9 gene encoding zinc finger and BTB domain-containing protein 9 translates to MAASTPVPPGAPSPACNPAPRTIQIEFPQHSSLLLEALNRHRLEGKFCDVSLLVQGRELRAHKAVLAAASPYFHDKLLLGDAPRLTLPSVIEADAFEGLLQLIYSGRLRLPLDALPAHLLVASGLQMWQVVDQCSEILKELENSGGGLSARAATPFHALLSTTASPGGWCIRSSSFQTPAQASASTESPVVGDGSELGEVLQIQVEEEEEEEEEEEEEGQRSAASSQTPQPPRASGSFPRPPGSHTLPTSSTPRRLPEGDSALLEPPAPHTALPPKIFYIKQEPFEPKEEIVGGGTQSGGSKEETGVLPAGDVEGNGELGFLLPSGAGSTSGGGGPSWKPVDLHGNEILSGGAGPGGAGQAVHGPVKLGGAPPADGKRFGCLCGKRFAVKPKRDRHIMLTFSLRPFGCGVCNKRFKLKHHLTEHMKTHAGALHACPHCGRRFRVHACFLRHRDLCKGQGWATAHWTYK, encoded by the coding sequence ATGGCTGCCTCGACGCCTGTGCCTCCCggggccccctcccccgcctgcaACCCTGCCCCGCGGACGATCCAGATCGAGTTCCCCCAGCACAGCTCCTTGCTGCTGGAAGCCCTGAACCGCCACCGGCTGGAGGGGAAGTTCTGTGACGTGTCCCTCCTGGTTCAGGGCCGCGAGCTTCGGGCACACAAAGCAGTGCTGGCGGCTGCCTCTCCTTACTTCCATGACAAGCTGCTTTTGGGGGATGCGCCACGGCTCACTCTGCCCAGTGTCATTGAAGCCGATGCCTTCGAGGGGCTGCTGCAGCTCATTTATTCAGGGCGCCTCCGTCTGCCACTGGATGCCCTCCCAGCCCACCTGCTTGTGGCCAGTGGCCTCCAGATGTGGCAGGTAGTAGATCAGTGCTCAGAAATTCTTAAAGAACTGGAGAACTCAGGTGGTGGACTTTCAGCCCGGGCAGCCACCCCTTTCCACGCACTTCTTTCCACCACAGCCTCTCCAGGAGGCTGGTGCATTCGCTCTTCCTCTTTCCAGACCCCAGCGCAGGCTTCGGCTTCTACTGAGAGCCCCGTCGTAGGGGACGGCAGTGAACTGGGAGAGGTGTTGCAGATTcaagtggaggaagaggaggaggaggaagaagaggaggaagaggagggccaGAGGTCGGCAGCATCCTCTCAGACTCCGCAGCCTCCAAGAGCATCAGGGAGCTTTCCCCGCCCTCCTGGATCCCACACGCTGCCCACATCCAGTACTCCACGCAGGCTTCCAGAGGGTGACAGCGCTCTGCTGGAGCCTCCTGCCCCTCACACTGCGCTGCCCCCCAAGATATTCTACATTAAGCAGGAACCCTTTGAGCCCAAGGAGGAGATAGTAGGAGGCGGAACGCAATCTGGAGGATCGAAGGAAGAGACCGGAGTGCTTCCTGCAGGGGACGTGGAAGGGAACGGGGAGCTGGGCTTCTTGCTGCCCTCAGGCGCAGGGTCAACATCGGGAGGAGGAGGTCCATCCTGGAAGCCGGTGGATCTTCATGGGAATGAAATCCTGTCGGGGGGTGCGGGCcctgggggagcagggcaggCTGTGCATGGGCCTGTGAAGCTGGGGGGGGCACCGCCTGCAGATGGAAAGCGCTTTGGCTGTTTGTGTGGGAAGCGGTTTGCGGTGAAGCCGAAGCGTGACCGGCACATCATGCTGACCTTCAGCCTTCGGCCCTTTGGCTGTGGCGTCTGCAACAAGCGCTTCAAGCTGAAGCACCATCTGACGGAGCACATGAAGACCCACGCAGGAGCCTTGCACGCCTGTCCCCACTGCGGCCGTCGGTTCCGAGTGCATGCCTGTTTCCTTCGCCACCGAGACCTGTGCAAGGGCCAGGGCTGGGCCACTGCTCACTGGACGTACAAGTGA